The following are encoded in a window of Oreochromis aureus strain Israel breed Guangdong linkage group 10, ZZ_aureus, whole genome shotgun sequence genomic DNA:
- the samsn1b gene encoding SAM domain-containing protein SAMSN-1b isoform X1 produces the protein MNLFCFTLEGSTESMYEPANNQKLKEVLPKYHCSPVLLRRNADWGGSDSSITSNRPLGKMKFKRESKRSCVPKSALDNEMLETDIHHTCWLSCGDKDLFHQMKVQEKEMCDSSNLTTEDKVKDVRSDRTQTTQESKTSADASESIKTTGRLRKLQNLVQARSGSGKGKSTSKSNDAEIVSNNSSVLTCIGWRRKTDRRLSKTAPLPQQLFQQHARNLHKDPEEDEAWSTRVGNYRWSPFDYPQTFFSQTCYQPRHGLCELPQTTEWDRFETLVHWTELDRKQSGLSPPQMIRSITDLHLYQNTLTRFERFEALRQHSPLMKPQDNESCMCALLFKRTREQNGELTELRVRRTELEHLSQTDRKHIEASPEGTQTIVSNRDMQKGEAEKTDADHGRPITKAHHRSSISLESLYSLNSRQSSSSGVTSGSDYSSNRNSLKLEDDLLCTRQFCGRARVHTEYVPSPYDTESLKLKVGDVIDIITKPPMGIWTGMLNGRIGNFKFIYVDVLRKENLETQIHRVRHKSTVQEVLKRLSLEEYSTCLQLGGYQTVDDLMRLRENHLMELNVTDPEHRQRLLAAVNSLQQLRSDCQLENEADRKAESSTENMKADVSNCPRDSGCPMPSDSPDNITEEADLHFLSDHALPADLTAS, from the exons ATGAACCTGTTCTGCTTCACACTG GAGGGCTCCACAGAAAGCATGTACGAACCAGCAAACAACCAAAAGCTCAAGGAAGTCCTGCCCAAGTACCACTGCAGTCCTGTTCTTCTGAGGCGCAACGCTGACTGGGGCGGCTCAGATTCTTCAATCACTTCT AACCGACCCCTGGGTAAGATGAAGTTTAAAAGAGAGAGCAAAAG ATCATGCGTGCCAAAATCAGCCTTGGACAATGAAATGTTAG AAACAGACATTCATCATACCTGCTGGTTGTCATGTGGTGACAAGGACTTGTTTCATCAAATGAAAGTCCAAGAAAAag AGATGTGTGACAGCAGCAACCTGACAACAGAAGACAAAGTGAAGGATGTGAGGTCTGACAGGACACAGACTACTCAG GAGAGTAAGACATCAGCTGATGCATCGGAATCAATAAAAACTACAGGAAGACTAAGGAAATTACAGAATTTAGTGCAAGCAAGAAGTGGAAGTGGAAAGGGAAAGAGCACATCTAAGAGTAACG ATGCAGAAATTGTGAGCAACAACAGCTCAGTCCTAACCTGCATCGGCTGGAGGAGGAAGACCGACAGGAGGCTCTCCAAAACTGCTCCGCTGCCACAGCAGCTGTTCCAGCAACACGCCAGGAATCTGCATAAAGATCCAGAGGAGGATGAAGCTTGGAGCACAAGGGTTGGAAATTACCGGTGGAGCCCTTTTGACTATCCACAGACTTTCTTCTCTCAGACTTGCTACCAACCTCGACATGGACTTTGTGAGCTGCCACAGACCACAGAATGGGATCGTTTTGAGACCCTCGTACACTGGACAGAGCTGGACAGAAAACAGTCGGGTCTGTCTCCTCCCCAAATGATCCGCTCCATCACAGATTTGCATCTCTACCAAAACACT TTGACCAGATTTGAGAGATTTGAAGCCTTAAGACAGCACTCGCCTTTAATGAAACCACAGGATAATGAAAGTTGTATG TGTGCTTTGTTATTCAAGCGAACGCGGGAGCAGAACGGTGAGCTGACCGAATTGAGAGTGCGGAGGACAGAGCTGGAACATCTATCTCAGACTGACAGGAAACACATCGAGGCCTCACCAGAGGGAACGCAAACTATCGTCTCT AACAGAGACATGCAGAAAGGCGAAGCAGAGAAGACGGATGCTGACCATGGGAGACCAATTACTAAAGCACACCACAGGTCCAGTATCTCTCTGGAAAGCCTCTACAGCCTCAACAGCAGACAAAGCTCCTCAA GTGGAGTCACCAGTGGGTCAGACTATTCCAGTAACAGAAACAGTCTGAAGCTGGAGGACGATCTTCTGTGCACAAGGCAGTTTTGTGGCAGGGCCAGAGTCCATACTGAGTATGTGCCAAGTCCATACGACACCGAGTCCCTCAAACTCAAG GTGGGAGATGTCATTGACATCATAACCAAGCCTCCCATGGGAATATGGACAGGCATGCTGAATGGCAGAATAGGGAATTTCAAGTTCATCTACGTGGACGTACTGAGGAAGGAGAACTTGGAAACACAAATCCACAGAGTGAGACACAAATCAACTGTCCAGGAAGTGCTGAAGCGTCTCAGTCTTGAG gaatATTCCACATGTTTGCAGCTGGGTGGTTACCAAACAGTAGACGACTTGATGAGGCTGAGGGAGAATCATCTGATGGAGCTGAATGTGACTGATCCAGAGCACAGGCAGCGTCTGCTCGCCGCTGTCAACTCCCTGCAGCAACTGCGCT CTGATTGTCAGTTGGAGAATGAAGCTGATCGAAAGGCCGAGAGCTCCACTGAGAACATGAAGGCAGATGTGAGTAACTGCCCCAGAGACTCTGGCTGCCCCATGCCATCTGACAGCCCTGACAACATCACAGAGGAAGCAGACCTTCATTTTCTCTCTGACCACGCTTTGCCAGCCGACCTGACGGCTTCATAG
- the samsn1b gene encoding SAM domain-containing protein SAMSN-1b isoform X2 produces the protein MNLFCFTLEGSTESMYEPANNQKLKEVLPKYHCSPVLLRRNADWGGSDSSITSNRPLGKMKFKRESKRSCVPKSALDNEMLETDIHHTCWLSCGDKDLFHQMKVQEKEMCDSSNLTTEDKVKDVRSDRTQTTQESKTSADASESIKTTGRLRKLQNLVQARSGSGKGKSTSKSNDAEIVSNNSSVLTCIGWRRKTDRRLSKTAPLPQQLFQQHARNLHKDPEEDEAWSTRVGNYRWSPFDYPQTFFSQTCYQPRHGLCELPQTTEWDRFETLVHWTELDRKQSGLSPPQMIRSITDLHLYQNTLTRFERFEALRQHSPLMKPQDNESCMRTREQNGELTELRVRRTELEHLSQTDRKHIEASPEGTQTIVSNRDMQKGEAEKTDADHGRPITKAHHRSSISLESLYSLNSRQSSSSGVTSGSDYSSNRNSLKLEDDLLCTRQFCGRARVHTEYVPSPYDTESLKLKVGDVIDIITKPPMGIWTGMLNGRIGNFKFIYVDVLRKENLETQIHRVRHKSTVQEVLKRLSLEEYSTCLQLGGYQTVDDLMRLRENHLMELNVTDPEHRQRLLAAVNSLQQLRSDCQLENEADRKAESSTENMKADVSNCPRDSGCPMPSDSPDNITEEADLHFLSDHALPADLTAS, from the exons ATGAACCTGTTCTGCTTCACACTG GAGGGCTCCACAGAAAGCATGTACGAACCAGCAAACAACCAAAAGCTCAAGGAAGTCCTGCCCAAGTACCACTGCAGTCCTGTTCTTCTGAGGCGCAACGCTGACTGGGGCGGCTCAGATTCTTCAATCACTTCT AACCGACCCCTGGGTAAGATGAAGTTTAAAAGAGAGAGCAAAAG ATCATGCGTGCCAAAATCAGCCTTGGACAATGAAATGTTAG AAACAGACATTCATCATACCTGCTGGTTGTCATGTGGTGACAAGGACTTGTTTCATCAAATGAAAGTCCAAGAAAAag AGATGTGTGACAGCAGCAACCTGACAACAGAAGACAAAGTGAAGGATGTGAGGTCTGACAGGACACAGACTACTCAG GAGAGTAAGACATCAGCTGATGCATCGGAATCAATAAAAACTACAGGAAGACTAAGGAAATTACAGAATTTAGTGCAAGCAAGAAGTGGAAGTGGAAAGGGAAAGAGCACATCTAAGAGTAACG ATGCAGAAATTGTGAGCAACAACAGCTCAGTCCTAACCTGCATCGGCTGGAGGAGGAAGACCGACAGGAGGCTCTCCAAAACTGCTCCGCTGCCACAGCAGCTGTTCCAGCAACACGCCAGGAATCTGCATAAAGATCCAGAGGAGGATGAAGCTTGGAGCACAAGGGTTGGAAATTACCGGTGGAGCCCTTTTGACTATCCACAGACTTTCTTCTCTCAGACTTGCTACCAACCTCGACATGGACTTTGTGAGCTGCCACAGACCACAGAATGGGATCGTTTTGAGACCCTCGTACACTGGACAGAGCTGGACAGAAAACAGTCGGGTCTGTCTCCTCCCCAAATGATCCGCTCCATCACAGATTTGCATCTCTACCAAAACACT TTGACCAGATTTGAGAGATTTGAAGCCTTAAGACAGCACTCGCCTTTAATGAAACCACAGGATAATGAAAGTTGTATG CGAACGCGGGAGCAGAACGGTGAGCTGACCGAATTGAGAGTGCGGAGGACAGAGCTGGAACATCTATCTCAGACTGACAGGAAACACATCGAGGCCTCACCAGAGGGAACGCAAACTATCGTCTCT AACAGAGACATGCAGAAAGGCGAAGCAGAGAAGACGGATGCTGACCATGGGAGACCAATTACTAAAGCACACCACAGGTCCAGTATCTCTCTGGAAAGCCTCTACAGCCTCAACAGCAGACAAAGCTCCTCAA GTGGAGTCACCAGTGGGTCAGACTATTCCAGTAACAGAAACAGTCTGAAGCTGGAGGACGATCTTCTGTGCACAAGGCAGTTTTGTGGCAGGGCCAGAGTCCATACTGAGTATGTGCCAAGTCCATACGACACCGAGTCCCTCAAACTCAAG GTGGGAGATGTCATTGACATCATAACCAAGCCTCCCATGGGAATATGGACAGGCATGCTGAATGGCAGAATAGGGAATTTCAAGTTCATCTACGTGGACGTACTGAGGAAGGAGAACTTGGAAACACAAATCCACAGAGTGAGACACAAATCAACTGTCCAGGAAGTGCTGAAGCGTCTCAGTCTTGAG gaatATTCCACATGTTTGCAGCTGGGTGGTTACCAAACAGTAGACGACTTGATGAGGCTGAGGGAGAATCATCTGATGGAGCTGAATGTGACTGATCCAGAGCACAGGCAGCGTCTGCTCGCCGCTGTCAACTCCCTGCAGCAACTGCGCT CTGATTGTCAGTTGGAGAATGAAGCTGATCGAAAGGCCGAGAGCTCCACTGAGAACATGAAGGCAGATGTGAGTAACTGCCCCAGAGACTCTGGCTGCCCCATGCCATCTGACAGCCCTGACAACATCACAGAGGAAGCAGACCTTCATTTTCTCTCTGACCACGCTTTGCCAGCCGACCTGACGGCTTCATAG